GCCAGAGGTAATTTCCCGCTTTCAAAATTTACCCTTAAATATACAAAGTAAATTTCTTAACCAGCGATTGTCTACTTTTCTCTACGGTATATATTACAATGCTTCTTTGAAACTTGTCTTAGCAATTGATAGTAGTGAAAATGATTTAGCTGTAAATCAGAATTTAGAAAACAATACCTACTTAGGCGTGGACGTAGCGTTTTACGATTGCCTCCACGAAAGTAACACTACAGAAGGTTACTTTAGCCCTCGTTGGCAAGTAGTTAAACAAGAAATAGATGGTGCATTAGCTGTACAACAAGGAGGTTTGACACTACATATTAATCCAGCAAAACATCTCCAACCAGATATACAAAGTCCTTCTATTGGTGACATGGTTGCCATCAAAATGCCCAAGAATTTAGTGCAGAATGGCTTTTATATGGCGGTTGGCAATGCAGGGCCATGTAATTCAGAAGATGTAGTGCGTGTCTATTTTAACTTAACTTCCGCAGGGGCATTGGCAGTTATGCGTAGCTTAACTACCCAATTAAATCATATTTTGATTCCCTTTAAATTTAAAGCGTTATATAACCCAAAAGACTACGGGCGTTATGATTCGGCGGTACTTTATTTTAATAAAAATAACTACCAAGCTGTTCAATCAGTATTACAAAAGGTGTATATAGAACACCAATCTGATTTTAAACCTGAAGTACCTTTGTTTACCAAGCAATTAGCACCAGGATTGGCGATCGCCGAAGAACCAAACCATAAATTCACCCAGAAAGAAAGTTTTGGCACAAATCGCTGTCAAATAATCGCCAAGGGATTGTTAGAAGCTTGGAATAAAGGAGATAATTCGCCGTCAGTCCGGCTAGAAGAGATTGTGCAACAATTTTCTCTATTGAAAATTGAATTGCACCGTCCTTATCTCAATGCTAACTCTGAAGATATATATACACTTTTAGAAGTATGAAAATTACTAATCTTTCACCCATAGTTGAACCACAATCTGTAAATTTAGAAGCTGAGATTGCCCAAGCTAACAGTAAATTTCCTCAGTCAGACTTGCCTTTTTACCGTAAACTTGGACGGACTGACTTAACAGTTAGTTGTCTAGGATTAGGCGGTGGTGGTCGGATTTCTAGTGAAGATACTCTTTACGCCTTTGAGCAAGGAATCAACTACTTTTTTTACTCTAGCGATTTGCATCAATATTTTTACAGCACAATGGCTGAGACGCTACGTAAATTATGTGGACGTAAATCTTCGGTACGAGAAAAAGTAGTTTTGGCAACTGTTACTTATATTGTTAAGTCTCCAGAGACAATATTTAGTTATTTATTCGATCAGTTTGCCGATTTGGGAATTGATTATATTGATGTATTTTATTGGGGTTGGATTGACCAGCATAATGCTAGTGCTTTTGAAAAGTGTGTTAGTGCTTCTGATGATATTCGTGGGCCAAATACAGTTTGTCAACGAACTATAGAAAGAGTGTTTGGTATCTCAGAACGTCTCAAAAAAATGGGTGCTGTGCGTTACATTGGTGCTTCTTTCCATGACCACGATTTAGCAAGACAATGGTTAAATAGCCCTTGGTTGGATGTTGCTATGGTCAGACACAACGTTGCCCATCGCACCGCCCAGACTAAGGTTTTCCCTCATTTAGATGCCAACGACCCTCATCGACCTGGTATTGTCACCTTTAAATCTGCTGGTATGTCTGGCCCGCCACTGTGGAACCCCCCCGTTGGACTACCCTCTGGATGCTGGCTACCTTCAGTTCCCGATTTATATCGCTATTCTTTAAGCCAGAACTGTGTGGATGTAGCATTAACAGGTTTACGAAATCGTCAGGAGGTTGATGCAGCAGTTGCGAGTGTCCAAAAGGGGAAACTAACGCCTGAAGAATTGGACTATCTTAATCTGTATGGAGATTTGCATCGCCGACGGGTGAAGATTCAAGATATTTCACCAGAAAGGCTATTGGTTAGCAGTTCTAGGTAGTAATAAGCTGTTCTACATTTAACTTGCATAATTAGGGCGGGCAAGATGCCCAACGCCACTTGCTACAAGCCGGGCATTGCCCGCCCAACACAGTGGCTCCCCCACCAAAATATGATGTCATTTCAATATGCAAACTAAATGTTTTTTAGCTGAAAAACACATCTATATAAAACAACAGCCATGCAAAAACATTTGTCAGAAAGCACTCTTAATGGATATGCTCAAGAATTGGCTCCATTATCCATCCCTACAGCAACGGATGCAGATGTAATTGCATATCTGCGCCGTTCGGCTAAGATTGCGGAATTTTTGGCTTTGGCTGAAAGGGAAGCACAAATTTTAGCCGCTTGCAAAGAGTTTGGTATTACTGTGTCAGAAGAGGAAGTACAAGCAGCTGGAGATGATTTTCGCCAAAAACATCAGCTATGGGGAATGCAGGAAACGATCGCTTGGTTAGACCAGCAGCGTATTAGTATGGAAGACTGGGTACAAGGAATTAAAATAGGGCTTTTAGAGAAACAACTGAAAGAATTTTTGTTTGGGCCGAGTGTAGATGGTGAATATATGAGAAACCGCGATCGCTACAAACGAGTAGCGATATCGCAGATTCTTGTTGTAGACTTAGCAACAGCTTGGAAAATTGTCCAGTTACTACGCGAGGGACACGCTTCATTCTGTGCCTTAGCGTTGGAATACTCAAAAGGTAAGACATCGCAAGAAAAAGGTGGATTTGTCGGGACTCGCTTTTTGGTAGAACTAATACCAGATGTGGCTGAAGCTATTAAAAATGTGGAGGAAGGCGAAATTTTAGGGCCTATTCAAACTAAATTAGGTTATCACGTTGTCAAGGTTGAAAAGTGGTTTCCTCTGCAATTAACCCTAGCAGTTAGAGAGCAAATCATGGAATCTTTATTTCAATCTTGGTTGCAGAATAAGTTGAACAATATCGTATATCAAGATTAACATTAGTATTGGCACGACTGAGCTAATATATTGCCATAAATCTCTTCTTTTATCCGGTAGCGCCAGTAAAATTTAACGTGAGTTCGATAACCTCTCCCCAACCCCTCTCCGACGCGGAGAGGGGCTTAAATATCTTTAAATATCAACGAAAATTAAGATTTATAAGCCTCTCTCCTTTCAGGGGAGAGGTTTGGAGAGGGGTCTTTGAAACTCGTTGAACTCACGTAAATTTTATATTATTTAATAGGGTAAGAAATTCTCACCCTATTATTTATTAGGTTTCCTTAATTTGCATTTGCTACTCTTTGCTCATTAACCTCAGTTTGAATATTCTTATCTTCCATTTGAATCACAATTTTCAGTTCTGCTATTTGTTGCTTTAACCAATTCGTAAATAAATCACCTAATATCTTTACGCGCAGTTGCTCATCTAATTGTGGTTGAATTATTTCTTCAACACGAATTAAATGCACGCCTTTTTGGGTCATAATTGGCTTAAGAATTTGTGGTGGTGTGGCAGCAAAAACTGCTGCGGCAATTTCTGGCTTCATTTCAGCCCGACGCTGGATTCCTAAATACCCCCCAGCCCGGCGGATTTCTGGTTCTTGAATGTATTGTCGAGCCAGTTCTTGGAAAGTTATTTCACCTTCTTGTAGAGCATAAAATAGTTCTAAAGCCAAGTCTTCATCATCTAAAATTACTTGATATATAACTGCTCCGGTATAATCAAGTTGGTGTTCGTAAAATATGCGTTCAACTTCGTTGCCAAATAAATGTATTGCTAACTTCTTAGAAAGTAGTTTGGTATATGCTAACTCTTCAAAATCATCCAGAGAAAGATGATGTTTTTCTA
This region of Nostoc sp. UHCC 0302 genomic DNA includes:
- a CDS encoding T3SS effector HopA1 family protein, with protein sequence MQLLDSPQIQTEAIPESLQTSLLDIVNQVEIHSHFCISHPSYKSLELPPEVISRFQNLPLNIQSKFLNQRLSTFLYGIYYNASLKLVLAIDSSENDLAVNQNLENNTYLGVDVAFYDCLHESNTTEGYFSPRWQVVKQEIDGALAVQQGGLTLHINPAKHLQPDIQSPSIGDMVAIKMPKNLVQNGFYMAVGNAGPCNSEDVVRVYFNLTSAGALAVMRSLTTQLNHILIPFKFKALYNPKDYGRYDSAVLYFNKNNYQAVQSVLQKVYIEHQSDFKPEVPLFTKQLAPGLAIAEEPNHKFTQKESFGTNRCQIIAKGLLEAWNKGDNSPSVRLEEIVQQFSLLKIELHRPYLNANSEDIYTLLEV
- a CDS encoding aldo/keto reductase, whose product is MKITNLSPIVEPQSVNLEAEIAQANSKFPQSDLPFYRKLGRTDLTVSCLGLGGGGRISSEDTLYAFEQGINYFFYSSDLHQYFYSTMAETLRKLCGRKSSVREKVVLATVTYIVKSPETIFSYLFDQFADLGIDYIDVFYWGWIDQHNASAFEKCVSASDDIRGPNTVCQRTIERVFGISERLKKMGAVRYIGASFHDHDLARQWLNSPWLDVAMVRHNVAHRTAQTKVFPHLDANDPHRPGIVTFKSAGMSGPPLWNPPVGLPSGCWLPSVPDLYRYSLSQNCVDVALTGLRNRQEVDAAVASVQKGKLTPEELDYLNLYGDLHRRRVKIQDISPERLLVSSSR
- a CDS encoding peptidylprolyl isomerase is translated as MQKHLSESTLNGYAQELAPLSIPTATDADVIAYLRRSAKIAEFLALAEREAQILAACKEFGITVSEEEVQAAGDDFRQKHQLWGMQETIAWLDQQRISMEDWVQGIKIGLLEKQLKEFLFGPSVDGEYMRNRDRYKRVAISQILVVDLATAWKIVQLLREGHASFCALALEYSKGKTSQEKGGFVGTRFLVELIPDVAEAIKNVEEGEILGPIQTKLGYHVVKVEKWFPLQLTLAVREQIMESLFQSWLQNKLNNIVYQD
- a CDS encoding peptidylprolyl isomerase is translated as MEKDLNILSKDILEQVKFSCQIPTIVEAIAIRKIIKAAANQVGIKTEAEELQEAANGLRLANKLLKAENTWEWLEKHHLSLDDFEELAYTKLLSKKLAIHLFGNEVERIFYEHQLDYTGAVIYQVILDDEDLALELFYALQEGEITFQELARQYIQEPEIRRAGGYLGIQRRAEMKPEIAAAVFAATPPQILKPIMTQKGVHLIRVEEIIQPQLDEQLRVKILGDLFTNWLKQQIAELKIVIQMEDKNIQTEVNEQRVANAN